The genome window GAAACCACATACGTGCTTGTGCTGCGGCGCCGCCATGGTGAATATGGGGACAAGGCCGCCCCAATGTCACGACGAGAGAAAGCAGGAGTCGTCGCCCGTCACGCAGGCAATCGCGAAGTCGAGCTCAACAATCAGGGGTGGTCAATCGATGGAGGAAGACAAGAGCCGAGATGCCTTGACACTTGACAGGGTGACGACGTGTGGGGTATCACTTTGTAAGTGGAAATCGAGCTTCATCCGCAGAGGGTGTAGCCAGAAGACTCTATAAATCAGTTTACCAGCCGAACAGAACCATGGCAGGTTTAGACTTTGGCTTTTTCAAAGTGTTGCGCAAGCCGCCGTTATGAGTGTAGGCTTGGAGGAATCACAAGACCAAGTACCACCAGCCTGCACCTGCTGTCGGCCACTGGGCATCACTGCACCACTGGCGCTTGACGTCGACGGTTCCCCCACTAAGAAGCACAGACCTCGCAGCTGACAGTTTGTTCGAGGTTGAATTTGATAGGTGCACGCCTCACCCAAGTGGCCGTACGCCCAAAATCAAGGCCCGTCCTCATTGGCGCAGGCAAACCCTACTCCACTTTTGTACACCCGGAGCCCACCAAGATTCAAAAAAGCAGTGTGCAAGTCGAATTTCCCCTCTGAGAAAAGTTTGGTGAACACCGCGATCAGGCCTaccctcaacctccagcAACCACCGAAATCCCGTAGGTCGCTCAGTACCAAACCGACATCATGGCTGTTCCCGGCACTCAGATGTAAGTCGAGAGAATTCCCGTCGTTTGAACCATCTTCAATTCGGCCATATTCGacggcagagagagagagtgagagagtctggaggaggggaatcTGGAGATGGACGGCTTTCTGAAACTCTCGAGGAGGCTTCATGGGCAAAGCTCAAAAATTGGGAACAATGGCTGACTTGTCTGTGTCTGCAGCTCCAAGCGGAGAAAGTTCGTCGCTGACGGTGTCTTCTACGCCGAGTTGAACGAGTTCTTCCAGCGCGAGTTGGCCGAGGAGGGCTACTCCGGCGTCGAGGTCCGCGTCACTCCCACCGTTaccgacatcatcatccgcgCCACCCACACCCAGGAGGTTCTCGGTGAGCAGGGTCGCCGCATCCGCGAgctcacctccctcatccagAAGCGCTTCAAGTTCCCCGAAAACTCGGTCTCCCTCTACGCCGCCAAGGTCCAGAACCGTGGTCTCTCCGCCGTCGCTCAGTGCGAGTCCCTTCGCTACAAGCTCCTCAACGGTCTTGCCGTTCGCCGTGCTTGCTATGGTGTCCTCCGCTTCATCATGGAGTCCGGCGCCAAGGGCTGCGAGGTCGTCGTTTCCGGCAAGCTCCGCGCTGCTCGCGCCAAGTCCATGAAGTTCACGGACGGCTTCATGATCCACTCCGGTCAGCCCGCTAAGGACTTCATCGACAGCGCCACCCGCCACGTTCTCCTCCGCCAGGGTGTCCTTGGTATCAAGGTCAAGATCATGCGCGGCTCTGACCCCGAGGGCAAGGCCGGCCCCCAGAAGTCTCTCCCCGACGCCGTCACCATCATCGACCCCAAGGAGGAGACCCCCGTCGTTCAGCCTATGAGCCAGGACTACGGTGCTAAGGCCGCCGCTGcccaggctgctgctgaggctgcccgccaggaggagcaggctggtgctgaggaggaggctgcccCTGCCGCTGAGCAATAGGATGCTCGCGGTAGAGGTGCTGGACAATCTCCCAAGATACCCCAGTCCTACGTCGATCTGGGTGCTGAGCCTGCGCCCAACAACAGCGATGACTGGTAAATCGGAAAGGGGAGCGTTGTGGcagggatgaggaggtcTTTCTTTTGGGCGCGCCACACGCTCATCGGTATGGTTGCAGGAATGGGTTTACGGCGTCAACTTTGAGCATATTGCATTGAGTCTGCAAAAGGGAAAACGGACGGGTTGTTGCTTTATGGAGGGGTGGCTTTGTAACTATCTACAGAACCCATGGACAAGGGCAGCAACGTCAAGATGATCCTGATAACACACCGGGAATAGACCTCCTGAACAAAGTGAACGGGCTCTCTTGTGTGACATGCCGGTGGTGAAGGGCGCCAGATGTATTTTGTTTTAACAATGTGATACCACTTGTTTTCTTTGCCTCGATGATATCTGGGTGGATGGCTCCGGACGTTGGTACAACTAAACCAACCACACGACTATTTTCCATTCCCACCAACCCTTTTTTGCCAGCCAGCTTTGGCTGGCGATTTTCTAGAGAATAATGTATGCAATGGTATCGTAGCATACAGGAAGCTTCAATCTGGTGCGACAAAGACAATATTCTCGACACATCACATACCAGAACACCACACTGTAGGCCACCACCCTTTTATCCCCGCCCTCTGTACCGATAGCATGGCATGGTATATATTGCACCTGAAGATATCCATCAACAATTAACAGTCAACTTTTACACAACCAGAAAAAACCCAAGGGAgcctaaaaaaaaaaattagaTCAAAAAGCTTTGTTGTTAAAACATTGAATaacccacccaacctccCGGTAATCCACCCATTGAACAAAGATATCCATTAACACAATATTTCCCATTGATTTATGCACCCTCAAACGCCATTTTGTGAcgtccccctttcccctctcccgcccccgagaagaaaaagccGCCATATATATATCTCTCTCTTCAAAGATCCAATGAATGCCACAAGAGACAACTGTGTGATAATAGTAGCAGCAAACCATGTAGTAAAAATACATCccaaagaaaaagcaaatatgcccccccccctccaacccccatcatcatcatctatCCCCCGACTTCCTACTCTGCAGCTCTATTGACTCGTTATACGCATTCCCCGCCGTCAAATGCGTCCCGTGACTCCCACTCCCGCCGTTTGGTCTCCCATTCGTTTGCTGTTGGGAAAAACTCGAAATCATGGGAGAGCGCGGGTCCACGTCGTCGTCTGTGTCGTCTGCCAAGTCGTGAAGACCAAGCCCGGCCTCTTCGTCGTAGGCCCGGATGAGACCGTCACGATCACCGCCCGTGCGGCTGCCGACGCTCATCCGGTGGGATTGGGAGCGGCGGGCTTCCATGCTCATTCTTGTCTGGATGCTAGAAATCATGTCGGTTCCCGTCGAGTCGCCGCCGCTTCTGCGGGCCAACGTCTTGGTGCCTGAGGGGTCGGTTCggctgaggttgaggaggtagaCGCCCGTGAATGTGACGAGGAAGCcgcagaggagggagagggtgttgactGTGTCGGTTGTGTTGAAACCTTGAAAGAGGATGAAGGAGGCAATAAGAGTTGCCGTCGTGAAAGTGACATAGTAGAGGGGGTTAACGCTAGTCAATGTTAGCGATAGTCCCAAGGCTGCCGCATGACTGGCGAGGCTTACATGTTGGTAGGGAACTGGCTCAGAGCCTTGTTAAAGTAGTTCATTTGGGTAAGGATACAAACCACAGTAATGATCATAAAGACATAAGTCGACGGGTGGCTGAACTGGTTGTGCCCCGCAAAGGTCAACTTGAGGGCAATGCCAAACGCCTTGACGGCCATGACCGAGATGGATCCAACAGTCGAACAAATGCTCAGGTAGACAAGAGGATTCTTCTTGCCGTGGATCGGCCCAACCTTGTAGATCATAATCGTCGCGAAAATGCAGACGAACAGCGAGTAGAACAAGAAGCCTATACCTGGTCAGCCACATCTTCCTGGAGCATGTCCCAGCAGCCAATGTTGGTTCATACCTGGCTGAATCGCATATTCGAGAATCTGGTCAATAGTCTGAATATCCTCGTCAGGGGACGCATGCAGCACAATAATGACAGCTCCGATCAGACAGAGGGCGCTCCCCAGCTTGCCCAACGTCCCCAACTCCTCATTGAGCACGTATGACCCCACCACAGCTCCCACTAACACCGACAGCGCTCCAAGAGGGGTGACGAGGATGGCCGGCGCAAAAGCGTAAGCTGCAAAGTTGAAGATTTCGCCCAAAACCACTGTATGCTTCGTCAGCGCGCGCAGTTCCCTCGAGATCCAGGGAGGAAAATGTCCATACAGCAAACAATGCCTGCCCACCACATTGGGTTCTTCAAGTAAACGAACCCATCCCCTTCAAACCCATGCCTTTCTTCTGCTTGCATCAATCCCTATAACAGCCGGTCACCAGGTCAGCATTCTTCCTTTCGTCCCGTATGGCGTGGCCTGTGGGCATGTGCTTGGTGTGTAACATGAGTGGGCTGGCTGTTCGAGCTGGGAGGCCGTACCtttttggtgatgacgaAGCTGATACCTGTCCACGACCAGAGTTAGCCCCAATCGCTCTCCCGGGTCCTCGAGATCAGTGAATATGCGCATACCTATTGCTAAACTCGAGCTCATGGCCAAGGCCAGGCCAATATATCTAAAAGACAGAAAACCACAGCGTCAGTTGCGATGCGCCACCAGGGCTGAGCCCCCAAGACCTGCAAAACAGGCTGCAAAGAAAAGGGCAGCAGCAtacttctcctccaacatcatcttGAAAGCAATACAAAGAAAACGAGCGCGACGGCAGCAACGAGAACGCGCTGCCtgtgttcttgttgttgtttttgttgttgttgtggcggtggtggttacTGCGAACCGGAGCCGGAGCTACACTGTCGAGGTTTCTAGGAGGGGCAAGCAAGCAGCCGCTCTCTCTCGCGCCGGGCGAGGGTctgcagaaaaaaaaagcgaagaaagaaaaacaagaagAATATCAAGCTTTTGGCCGTCTGATATGCATTCGGTAGATCTTTTCCAATACTAATTGAGAGCTTGGAGCGCAATCCGTTTTCCGTGTAATGTTTTTTTTCCTGCTCGGTCGAAAGTACGCAGCGGTTTTCGTCTCGTCTGATGAGGACACAGGTGGCTCGTGGGTGCGCTCGTggctcggcggcggcggcgggcggaggagggcCGTAATAGTTAAGCAAGTGTTACCTAGGGTTGGATATGCGCTGGGGCTGCTTGGGTTCGTGTTGTTGCCGTCTGTGGTGTTTCCCCAGTGATATCGCTGACCCAAGGGAATTTGTCCAGACACCAGATCAGAGTTCCGtttgtgtggtgtgtgtttACTTGGTAGCGCAAACGAATGTGTTCTGATAGAGCATGGAGAGAAGTGTTGCTGGTAAGTTTCATTCGAGGCCCCCTGCTGCGGTGGTGTCGAGCTGCAAAGTCTGGGGACGGGCTGGTTTCAAGAAacctcaaccaacccctGCTCAAGAAATTCTGAACCCCTGGGGCCTGCACGCCTGACAGGGTCACGACACACAGTGCGCCGTCGCTGTTTCTGGTTGTGGTTGGCCTGCTGAAGTTTGGGTCGAGGGCGGCTCACCAAGGACGGGACAAGAGAGAGGACACGAGGCGGCCGCGCCGCACACGAGCAGTTCTCCCATCCTTTCAACGCTCTTTTCCTATCAACTCTAATTTGAGGCTTGAAGATTGAAGAAAATCCTAGATTAGAACGTAGCTTCCTATCTCGATATGTTCCCCTACCAAACTATCAATCACCTGCCACCAGTACCAAGACCCAAGTACGCCCCTTCATCTCAGGGTTCTCTTCAACaaaaaaactataaattgtcccccttccccccatcccccgcaGAGCTTGCAAGTTATTACAGCGTCGTCAGCAGCTGGAAATGAACCCACCAGTGTCCCTCGGCTCATGGAATCCCAGCAATATCACGCCGTTGAAATCCACATGCCTGCAGACGTCTAAAAACATAACTGCCCTCAAAGTCCGTTCTACACATACAACCCCATCTACAATGTAgatctctctctcccgccAGATCTCAGGGATTCGCGATGCTCACATGGGATGACATCGAACCAGACAAAGAAACAGACAGACCTGAGAACCTCGGGACGCACAGGCGAAGGTACCAAACACCCAAACTCCCCCGACCTCCCCtcacatcaaccccctcccctgaaGTATGCAGATCCCCGTACTCTGTACCTACATAACGTAAGCTTTCCATTGTAGAGTGCAACAACAAGGTCAGCTTTCTGGAAGAGTTTATCCATCTTACTCTGTCCATTACTGTAGGACATGCCCATGCAATTTACATAGGATGTTATTAGCGAAGCAATCACACCTCAAATAATATAGGTTTCACAACAAATCCGTAGCATCTTCAAATACCACATCTGCTCATCATAGCTCACGTCTGTGCGATCAAACCAGGTAGCTCCTGTAACTCTCCCAAGAGTCACAGCCAAGCTCCCTCTACTCATGTACCTAACATGTTCCAGTACATCCGAACCCTGAAAATCGTGGCAGTGCAAACAAAAAAACTGGGTACCTCAAATCAGCTTATTCGTCTTGGGTTTTCCCTTCGAAGTACCTCAACGTCCGCCCTTACCGGTGCCAGACTGCTGGtgcctttttctcttcaccTCTCTTTACAATAATTCGGGCAACTCTTCTCAATCCGTACATTGCTACACAACACCCCATCAACACTCTCCTCACCCCCTATCTCTCAGGATCAAGTCAACATTCTGGACTCAGGGCAAAAGCTTCCTATAATCGTCGAAAGAAGATCGAAAATCAGAAGTgacaaaaagccaaaaggGTGACAATGAGAActgagaaaaaaaaaggaagagaTCCCCAGTGCCCacccttctttcccttccacCACTCTGAAATCCATCTTACTTTTGTCAAAAACCAgaaacccccccacccatccTCCAAATCGTCATCCCCAAAGTAACTCTCAACTAGCTACGTCGACTACCGAACTCAGCTAGATAGCCCCTTGCCGTGAGAAGCTGGGTCTATCTCTGAAACTAACAGACCCCCAGTTGAGATGgacgagaaagaagaaaaaacccGAAGCCTGCCTCCAATGATTGATTCCAAAAGCCAACGCCATGACAAGCCTGCTGAAAAGCCAGCTCCAGCCGTTGATAAGCCCCCCTGGCCCATCCCCAGCCAATGCAGAAATTTTGCCCATCCATGGTAGTGTTACATATAAATGCTGGGTATAAAATTGCAATGCTGTGGCCTGCATGCGGTAACGTCGATTCAGCCCAAGGCTGAAAGTTGTTTGATTAATGATATTGCGTTGCTGCGCAAGTAATGAGTGACCGTGCTGGCCCACGCAGATGCAAAAATATCGCAAAAATGATGAAATTTCGGCAGAACTTCGCAATCGTGATAccgtcatcctcttcgaTGTGTTGCCGAAAACTTACCTGGGCATTTCACAATACGAGCTGTCGATGATTGGCCGAAATGAGTACCTTCGAAAACAAAAACGGGACGGGGTCAGAACCTTTTCCTTCGAAGAAAGATGTCGCGGCTGAACTACAACCGTGTCTCAGAGATATGGGCAAGAAAAACCTGTACAGAGCCCGCCGATTATGTCCGACGACGCTTGTGATCTATCCGTATGTAAGTATGAGCACGTCGTATTGGGGAAAGGTGGGAACGCATACCGGATTCCTCAGCGAGGCTCTCTGCATCGTCAGTTCTGTATCGTTTTCCAGTGGGGCTCGACGGagcaaggtcaaggtcaggCTGCGGTTCAAATGTGATGTCTCCTTCCGCCTCGTCATGCACCTCTTCGtactcatccccatcattgCCCCAGTCAAtttcatcaccatcttccaCTGGAGCCGCTACGGAGTGCGGCGCGCTGTTATCTGGCGTGAAAGAATCATCTGCCCCATCGTTCTCGTCGTAGTCAATTTCGTCGCCGTTCATGGTCGTGCTCGTATGATCGGACGCTGTGTCTCCTGTTGCTGATGCAGACGGCCCCTGTTGCGGATCTTTACTCACAGTGGGGGACATGCCCCGAGAGACTTGTGAAATCTCAGCCTGCCAGTCCGTTTCCAGAGCGTCTTCATTGTTATCGGCTGCGGTGTTGGTAACCTCGGGCACGCCGTTCAATATTTCTCCGCCTTGACCGCCGTCGCCTTCTTGCTCGTCGATTGTTGAGAGGCCGCCGTCCTGGTCAAAAGCGAGGAGAAGATCGTTATCTTGAAAGCGAGGAATGTTAGCGTCGCTGTAGTGACCAAAACTGATGCTTATCTGCGAACTGGCGCGAGAGTGAGACGTAAAGAAATTGTTGGTCAATGGCGATGCCGCGTCCAACATATTCaagccctcttcctccacgtTGTCCTCGTTATCAGAATAATCGATGATGTACTCCTCATCGACGGTAAAGCTTGACGAACCCATCTCAGATGTCGCTCTGGACCCAAGTTGAGTTCCGCTTGCACCCTCCAGCTCGCAAGgttcgtcatcgtcatcataaTCGATGTCAAATTCAACTTCGGGGGTGGCGAGCTGCGACGCCCTGGTCGAACTCGTACTGGACAAAAGCAGATTGTTGGTGGGGtgtaaagaaaaagggggtttACCATTTGAACCTGTTGTCAGTTCAAACACACCATTGCTGGTGAGTTGAGCCTCCTCAGTTGTTTCCAGCTCTGTGATGACATCGAAGGCCTCATCGGCGTCCTTCATCTCCTGCTCATCCACATCGACATCGACAGACTCGTAGGAAACCTGTTCTTGAGGAAAGTCCGAGGTATTGGAATCCTCAGCGTGCACAGTCTCGAGGGTTGTTTGATATACAACCTGATCATCATGGTCTGGCTGCCCTTCAGCTGCTAGCTCTGGCGATTGGGAGTGTGTGCTGGAGATGGCAGCATCTTCGTTTTGAGTGGTAGCGTCGTTCTCAACAGCAGGCGATACGCTAGGATTGTGGCTTTGATCATGGTTAGAAGCGATGCCATTGACTGGGGTCTCGTTTTCATAGCTATCATGGGCCgtgtcatcatcctcgtcaacaaGGAGTTCTTCGTTGACCCATCTTTTCTGATGGTTAGATTCGGTATGCTCAGAATGCTCATGTTCAGAGAGCACGCTTCCAGAGCGGCATGGCGATTCGCCGCCATACTTGGCCTCATCAAGAAGTTGTAGGAAGCGCTCTTCGCAATCATGCTGGACAATCAACTGCAAAACAGGAACTGAGGCGATGGCGGTGTCTTTTGCCGCCAATGCAGCGTGGCAATCCAGTAGTTCACGGAGTGTCCGGTTGAGAAACCTTTCACTAGACCTTTCGCCAAACTCGAGGTCCAGAGAGTCAAAACTGACCAAGAGGGTATCGGTAGGGGCAATTTCGTTCGCAATGACTTGgcgaagagaagagagaaactGTGCAAGGGGCTCATCCATCTTCTTGACGTCCGACAGAAAGAAAGCGTCTGGGTCGTCATTTGCAGTCCCAAACAGCGAGTAGTTGACGTCATTGTAAAAGACCTCAATGTCGGGAACACCATGAAGAGAACTGGCAAGATCTTCGATCGCCTTGTCAACTTCACTAAGGCCGCCTCTGGgttcctcgtcatcatccatgAGGTAATCCTCGTTGCCATCAGCATGATTTGAGCCGGCCTCATAGTCCATATTGCTGTGGCTGCCCAGTTCAGGaaccttctccttctcgtcgtcatcatcatcattatcatcatcatcatgatcaAGCTGGTCGTCAAGATCTTCTTCGACCATAGGTTTCTCTGATTCAATGTTGTTCAGTAAAACCGCCTGGTCTTCCTGTGCATGGATCTGGGGTTGGCCGATGGAATTATCATGCTGAGGGCTGGGCTGTTCATCTGCTTCATACTCTGGTTGGTCCTCATGTTGAGGCTCAATCTGGTCCTCGGCTTCATACTCTGGCTCGTCCTCATGCTGAGGCTCAGACTGGTCTTCAGCCTCAAACTCTGGCTCGTCTCCAAGCTGAGGCTCGGCCTGGTTTTCAGCTTCATACTCCGGTTGGTCCTCATGCAGAGGGTCCAACTCGTCTTCCGCTTGATATTCCGGCTGCTCAGCATCTGCGACGGCCAGATCTTGGGCATTCTCGTCAGCCTTGACGGCCTCCGTGGTCAAGCTGTAGTCCTCTTCGTAGCCGATCTCTTCTTGATACTCCAGGCCTGTCGCCGCGATCTCATCACCCGCTACTTCGTTCGGGGGGCCTTCATCTTCAGCTGAATTGGTCGCGGCATGCTCCGagtgagcttcttcttcgtcgtcttcatAGCCAATCTCGTCAACTTGATCGACTACATTCTTGGTGATTACTGTAGGGGCGTCTTGTTGGTTCTCATCTGCCTGATCATAAACGCCATCCAGCTGGAAATCAAATCCATCGGCATCAAAATCCGGGACAGCCTCCTGATCTAACTGGCCCAAGGGGCCAGGGTCCACGGCCAGCTCAACCTGGTCCATGGTGAgctgggttggagatgggTGATATGTCGAACGCAGCCCGACGCGTAGGCTACGTTTTTTGGTTGGTTATGAGCGGCTATTGCCGTGTTGGTTGGTAGAAAGTATATGGTGGAAAGCGGTGGGCTTGATACTGAAAATCCGCAGGATTATCGACGACGCCAGTGGCTGGACGTGGGGCTGAGGTCGAGTTTACGTTTTTTCTTACGGCAAACGCTGAAATCGAGCGAATGGTTGTACACGCTCAGTCCAGTCGATACGGTAGGACCGGAGGGCAGGAGTGGAAAAGTCGAGGGGCGCGCGGAATTCAGGTTACGGTTGATGGTCAACTACTGAGTTTAGGTTGTGGTTTGGGCGAATCCAGCACATGGGCAAGAGCTCCAAGTGGAAATGGAGAaagttcttgttcttgtacAGGGAGCTCCTGAAGAACGGTGGGATGCCGACTTCTAATTTTTCAGAAGCAGAAGTCGAGAGCGGGTCGAGTGAATTTGCTGTTGAAGTCAAGAGCGCAATCTTGTGAAATGGATGAAGGCAGGTAGGTCGGGACTTCTTATACTCTGCTGACGCGCGCAGAGGAGAGTAATTGAAAGCGTGTTTGTCGGAAAAGTGAAAGAGCACTGGAGAAGCGGCGATTCGTTTGAATAATCGAGTGGAGGACGGCCCGCATTCAGTTTAGTGGACTGACACCCGTCTGGCAGCCTGGACCTGGTCCGTGCCCATCCATATGTCCTCAGACAGGGGAAAGAGCTTCACTTCACAGTGGTGGCACGGTCAGGGTGGATGCCAGCTGGCAGCCCCTCGTCAGGCACACCTCAGCTGCCACTGGGTGCTGGAAAGACCACCTATCGACCACAGTTGTATCATTTCTGGGAGGTGAAGCTACAATTGCCAGTAATTAACGGCTCGaccgacaccgacaccgacaccAACCCGACCTCTCCCAACTGAGCCCCAGCAAACCGTCCAGCTGTTGAATTCAAGATGGTAGACCTCCCGAGATGATGCAATCCAGAGCGCAACAAACAGCTAACCATTGCGCCCTAGGTTGTCCTCGCTGCGTCCATCTGCACTCGGGGCGGCAAGGCTGTTCTGGCCAGGGCCTTCCACGACATCAAGCGCACTCGTGTCGAAGCCCTCCTCGCATCTTTCCCCAAGGCTGCCAACTCGGGCACCCAACACACCACCGTCGAACAGGACAATGTTCGATTCGTATACCAGCCATTGGATGAGCTCTACATGGtgctcatcaccaacaagcaGTCCAACATCCTCCAGGACATCGActccctccacctcttcGCCCAGGTCGTTACCAGCACTTGCAAGAGCCTCGACGAGCGAGAAATCCTCCGAAATGCCTTCGAACTTATCAGTGCCTTCGACGAGATCGTCACCCTGGGTTACCGTGAGAACCTGACTGTCAGCCAAATTAGGACATTCTTGGAAATGGAGTCTCACGAGGAGCGCATTCAGGAGATTATTGCTCGGGTAGGTGGAATAATACTTTTATGGGCTGCTTGAGGTTCTGACACC of Podospora pseudopauciseta strain CBS 411.78 chromosome 7 map unlocalized CBS411.78m_7, whole genome shotgun sequence contains these proteins:
- the RPS3 gene encoding 40S ribosomal protein S3 (EggNog:ENOG503NU07; COG:J; BUSCO:EOG092647L7) encodes the protein MAVPGTQISKRRKFVADGVFYAELNEFFQRELAEEGYSGVEVRVTPTVTDIIIRATHTQEVLGEQGRRIRELTSLIQKRFKFPENSVSLYAAKVQNRGLSAVAQCESLRYKLLNGLAVRRACYGVLRFIMESGAKGCEVVVSGKLRAARAKSMKFTDGFMIHSGQPAKDFIDSATRHVLLRQGVLGIKVKIMRGSDPEGKAGPQKSLPDAVTIIDPKEETPVVQPMSQDYGAKAAAAQAAAEAARQEEQAGAEEEAAPAAEQ
- a CDS encoding uncharacterized protein (EggNog:ENOG503NU9Q; COG:U); protein product: MMLEEKYIGLALAMSSSLAIGISFVITKKGLMQAEERHGFEGDGFVYLKNPMWWAGIVCLVLGEIFNFAAYAFAPAILVTPLGALSVLVGAVVGSYVLNEELGTLGKLGSALCLIGAVIIVLHASPDEDIQTIDQILEYAIQPGFLFYSLFVCIFATIMIYKVGPIHGKKNPLVYLSICSTVGSISVMAVKAFGIALKLTFAGHNQFSHPSTYVFMIITVVCILTQMNYFNKALSQFPTNIVNPLYYVTFTTATLIASFILFQGFNTTDTVNTLSLLCGFLVTFTGVYLLNLSRTDPSGTKTLARRSGGDSTGTDMISSIQTRMSMEARRSQSHRMSVGSRTGGDRDGLIRAYDEEAGLGLHDLADDTDDDVDPRSPMISSFSQQQTNGRPNGGSGSHGTHLTAGNAYNESIELQSRKSGDR
- a CDS encoding uncharacterized protein (COG:S; EggNog:ENOG503P70M) yields the protein MDQVELAVDPGPLGQLDQEAVPDFDADGFDFQLDGVYDQADENQQDAPTVITKNVVDQVDEIGYEDDEEEAHSEHAATNSAEDEGPPNEVAGDEIAATGLEYQEEIGYEEDYSLTTEAVKADENAQDLAVADAEQPEYQAEDELDPLHEDQPEYEAENQAEPQLGDEPEFEAEDQSEPQHEDEPEYEAEDQIEPQHEDQPEYEADEQPSPQHDNSIGQPQIHAQEDQAVLLNNIESEKPMVEEDLDDQLDHDDDDNDDDDDEKEKVPELGSHSNMDYEAGSNHADGNEDYLMDDDEEPRGGLSEVDKAIEDLASSLHGVPDIEVFYNDVNYSLFGTANDDPDAFFLSDVKKMDEPLAQFLSSLRQVIANEIAPTDTLLVSFDSLDLEFGERSSERFLNRTLRELLDCHAALAAKDTAIASVPVLQLIVQHDCEERFLQLLDEAKYGGESPCRSGSVLSEHEHSEHTESNHQKRWVNEELLVDEDDDTAHDSYENETPVNGIASNHDQSHNPSVSPAVENDATTQNEDAAISSTHSQSPELAAEGQPDHDDQVVYQTTLETVHAEDSNTSDFPQEQVSYESVDVDVDEQEMKDADEAFDVITELETTEEAQLTSNGVFELTTGSNDNDLLLAFDQDGGLSTIDEQEGDGGQGGEILNGVPEVTNTAADNNEDALETDWQAEISQVSRGMSPTVSKDPQQGPSASATGDTASDHTSTTMNGDEIDYDENDGADDSFTPDNSAPHSVAAPVEDGDEIDWGNDGDEYEEVHDEAEGDITFEPQPDLDLAPSSPTGKRYRTDDAESLAEESDHKRRRT